The following proteins are encoded in a genomic region of Musa acuminata AAA Group cultivar baxijiao chromosome BXJ2-11, Cavendish_Baxijiao_AAA, whole genome shotgun sequence:
- the LOC135627880 gene encoding mitochondrial import receptor subunit TOM9-2-like, with translation MSSSSSSRRASLPRRGVADGASEGVLARVSSSISQSWIVARGKAAAAETGTVAKKLLRSTGKAAWIAGTTFLVLVVPLIIEMDREQQLNELEMQQSTLLGTPTPPQPYASAAPAK, from the coding sequence ATGTCGTCGTCTTCTTCGAGTCGAAGGGCTTCGCTTCCGCGGCGGGGCGTCGCCGACGGCGCCAGCGAGGGCGTCCTGGCCCGCGTGTCGAGCTCGATCTCGCAGTCCTGGATCGTCGCCCGGGGGAAGGCGGCCGCCGCCGAGACCGGCACCGTGGCGAAGAAGCTCCTCCGGAGCACCGGCAAGGCCGCCTGGATCGCCGGCACCACTTTTCTCGTCCTCGTCGTCCCCCTCATCATCGAGATGGACCGCGAGCAGCAGCTCAACGAGCTCGAGATGCAACAGTCCACCCTCCTCGGCACCCCCACGCCGCCTCAGCCCTACGCCTCCGCGGCCCCCGCCAAGTGA
- the LOC135627879 gene encoding uncharacterized protein LOC135627879 isoform X3, giving the protein MALREGFFLLLVLVMSWASADARSLNNFDIMGIERPQSQSKVAKVDEGYDQLCKLCENFTAQATQYLGENKTQTEIIETLHQACSELKPFKDQCILLVDYYASLFFVEISKIHPEEFCTKFSLCQERLSVKSDDACSLCHGVVAKLLMKLQDPDTQFEVIKMLLQECNKVENYVQECKKMVLHYGPLILVDGEKFLESTDVCAAMHACKTSQAELVSTALVA; this is encoded by the exons ATGGCTTTGAGAGAGGggttcttccttcttcttgtacTTGTTATGAGCTGGGCAAGTGCTGATGCCAGAAGTTTGAACAATTTTGATATTATGG GCATCGAGAGACCTCAAAGCCAGAGTAAAGTAGCCAAAGTAGACGAGGGCTATGATCAACTGTGCAAGTTGTGTGAGAACTTTACTGCACAGGCTACCCAATATCTTGGAGAAAACAAGACTCAAACTGAGATAATTGAGACACTTCATCAAGCATGTTCCGAGCTGAAGCCTTTCAAGGATCAG TGCATTCTGTTGGTCGACTACTATGCCTCACTTTTCTTTGTTGAGATCTCTAAGATACATCCGGAGGAGTTCTGCACAAAGTTCAGTCTTTGTCAGGAGAGATTATCTGTCAAGAGTGATGATGCCTGCTCTCTGTGTCATGGTGTTGTTGCTAAACTACTTATGAAActgcaagatcctgacacacag TTCGAGGTGATTAAAATGCTACTTCAGGAATGCAACAAGGTGGAGAATTATGTCCAAGAG TGTAAGAAGATGGTCCTCCACTATGGCCCTCTGATACTGGTCGACGGCGAAAAATTCCTAGAGAGCACAGATGTTTGTGCTGCCATGCACGCATGCAAGACCAGCCAAGCAGAACTCGTCAGCACTGCCTTGGTGGCATAA
- the LOC135627879 gene encoding uncharacterized protein LOC135627879 isoform X1 gives MALREGFFLLLVLVMSWASADARSLNNFDIMVPITEAGIERPQSQSKVAKVDEGYDQLCKLCENFTAQATQYLGENKTQTEIIETLHQACSELKPFKDQCILLVDYYASLFFVEISKIHPEEFCTKFSLCQERLSVKSDDACSLCHGVVAKLLMKLQDPDTQFEVIKMLLQECNKVENYVQECKKMVLHYGPLILVDGEKFLESTDVCAAMHACKTSQAELVSTALVA, from the exons ATGGCTTTGAGAGAGGggttcttccttcttcttgtacTTGTTATGAGCTGGGCAAGTGCTGATGCCAGAAGTTTGAACAATTTTGATATTATGG TTCCCATCACAGAAGCAGGCATCGAGAGACCTCAAAGCCAGAGTAAAGTAGCCAAAGTAGACGAGGGCTATGATCAACTGTGCAAGTTGTGTGAGAACTTTACTGCACAGGCTACCCAATATCTTGGAGAAAACAAGACTCAAACTGAGATAATTGAGACACTTCATCAAGCATGTTCCGAGCTGAAGCCTTTCAAGGATCAG TGCATTCTGTTGGTCGACTACTATGCCTCACTTTTCTTTGTTGAGATCTCTAAGATACATCCGGAGGAGTTCTGCACAAAGTTCAGTCTTTGTCAGGAGAGATTATCTGTCAAGAGTGATGATGCCTGCTCTCTGTGTCATGGTGTTGTTGCTAAACTACTTATGAAActgcaagatcctgacacacag TTCGAGGTGATTAAAATGCTACTTCAGGAATGCAACAAGGTGGAGAATTATGTCCAAGAG TGTAAGAAGATGGTCCTCCACTATGGCCCTCTGATACTGGTCGACGGCGAAAAATTCCTAGAGAGCACAGATGTTTGTGCTGCCATGCACGCATGCAAGACCAGCCAAGCAGAACTCGTCAGCACTGCCTTGGTGGCATAA
- the LOC135627879 gene encoding uncharacterized protein LOC135627879 isoform X2 — protein MALREGFFLLLVLVMSWASADARSLNNFDIMEAGIERPQSQSKVAKVDEGYDQLCKLCENFTAQATQYLGENKTQTEIIETLHQACSELKPFKDQCILLVDYYASLFFVEISKIHPEEFCTKFSLCQERLSVKSDDACSLCHGVVAKLLMKLQDPDTQFEVIKMLLQECNKVENYVQECKKMVLHYGPLILVDGEKFLESTDVCAAMHACKTSQAELVSTALVA, from the exons ATGGCTTTGAGAGAGGggttcttccttcttcttgtacTTGTTATGAGCTGGGCAAGTGCTGATGCCAGAAGTTTGAACAATTTTGATATTATGG AAGCAGGCATCGAGAGACCTCAAAGCCAGAGTAAAGTAGCCAAAGTAGACGAGGGCTATGATCAACTGTGCAAGTTGTGTGAGAACTTTACTGCACAGGCTACCCAATATCTTGGAGAAAACAAGACTCAAACTGAGATAATTGAGACACTTCATCAAGCATGTTCCGAGCTGAAGCCTTTCAAGGATCAG TGCATTCTGTTGGTCGACTACTATGCCTCACTTTTCTTTGTTGAGATCTCTAAGATACATCCGGAGGAGTTCTGCACAAAGTTCAGTCTTTGTCAGGAGAGATTATCTGTCAAGAGTGATGATGCCTGCTCTCTGTGTCATGGTGTTGTTGCTAAACTACTTATGAAActgcaagatcctgacacacag TTCGAGGTGATTAAAATGCTACTTCAGGAATGCAACAAGGTGGAGAATTATGTCCAAGAG TGTAAGAAGATGGTCCTCCACTATGGCCCTCTGATACTGGTCGACGGCGAAAAATTCCTAGAGAGCACAGATGTTTGTGCTGCCATGCACGCATGCAAGACCAGCCAAGCAGAACTCGTCAGCACTGCCTTGGTGGCATAA
- the LOC135627879 gene encoding uncharacterized protein LOC135627879 isoform X4 encodes MALREGFFLLLVLVMSWASADARSLNNFDIMVPITEAGIERPQSQSKVAKVDEGYDQLCKLCENFTAQATQYLGENKTQTEIIETLHQACSELKPFKDQIHPEEFCTKFSLCQERLSVKSDDACSLCHGVVAKLLMKLQDPDTQFEVIKMLLQECNKVENYVQECKKMVLHYGPLILVDGEKFLESTDVCAAMHACKTSQAELVSTALVA; translated from the exons ATGGCTTTGAGAGAGGggttcttccttcttcttgtacTTGTTATGAGCTGGGCAAGTGCTGATGCCAGAAGTTTGAACAATTTTGATATTATGG TTCCCATCACAGAAGCAGGCATCGAGAGACCTCAAAGCCAGAGTAAAGTAGCCAAAGTAGACGAGGGCTATGATCAACTGTGCAAGTTGTGTGAGAACTTTACTGCACAGGCTACCCAATATCTTGGAGAAAACAAGACTCAAACTGAGATAATTGAGACACTTCATCAAGCATGTTCCGAGCTGAAGCCTTTCAAGGATCAG ATACATCCGGAGGAGTTCTGCACAAAGTTCAGTCTTTGTCAGGAGAGATTATCTGTCAAGAGTGATGATGCCTGCTCTCTGTGTCATGGTGTTGTTGCTAAACTACTTATGAAActgcaagatcctgacacacag TTCGAGGTGATTAAAATGCTACTTCAGGAATGCAACAAGGTGGAGAATTATGTCCAAGAG TGTAAGAAGATGGTCCTCCACTATGGCCCTCTGATACTGGTCGACGGCGAAAAATTCCTAGAGAGCACAGATGTTTGTGCTGCCATGCACGCATGCAAGACCAGCCAAGCAGAACTCGTCAGCACTGCCTTGGTGGCATAA
- the LOC135582442 gene encoding LOB domain-containing protein 15-like isoform X2: MSTPRERMEEVGKKIKREADGITDRIGRQVGPVGTLNTITPCAACKLLRRRCAQDCPFSPYFSPHEPQKFALVHKVFGASNVSKMLMEVPEPQRADAANSLVYEANLRLRDPVYGCMGAISALQQQVQALEAELQAVRAEILKHKYGQAGGNIIPTSHAALLPPSAAVSVAAPPPVPLPSLSPVTDAASSSNYTSLPSSSTNYSSITTNHNVAYFG, from the exons ATGTCCACACCAAG GGAGAGGATGGAAGAGGTCGGCAAGAAGATCAAAAGAGAAGCTGACGGCATCACCGATCGGATCGGCAGGCAAGTAGGCCCCGTCGGAACCCTAAACACCATCACCCCATGCGCCGCATGCAAGCTCCTGCGGCGGCGGTGCGCTCAGGACTGCCCCTTCTCTCCTTACTTCTCGCCTCACGAGCCTCAGAAGTTTGCCCTGGTGCATAAAGTCTTCGGTGCAAGCAACGTCTCCAAGATGCTAATG GAAGTTCCCGAGCCCCAGAGAGCTGATGCAGCCAACAGCCTTGTGTACGAGGCGAACCTAAGGCTCAGAGATCCCGTGTACGGGTGCATGGGGGCGATCTCGGCGTTGCAGCAGCAAGTCCAGGCCTTGGAGGCGGAGCTGCAAGCGGTGAGGGCTGAGATCTTGAAACACAAGTACGGGCAAGCAGGTGGTAACATCATCCCCACCTCTCACGCTGCTTTGCTTCCTCCGTCGGCGGCGGTGTCTGTGGCTGCACCACCACCTGTGCCATTGCCATCGCTGTCTCCGGTGACCGACGCCGCCTCCTCTTCCAACTACACTTCCCTTCCTTCCAGCTCCACCAACTACAGCTCCATTACCACGAACCACAATGTCGCATACTTCGGCTGA
- the LOC135582442 gene encoding LOB domain-containing protein 15-like isoform X1 — MPLHFRERMEEVGKKIKREADGITDRIGRQVGPVGTLNTITPCAACKLLRRRCAQDCPFSPYFSPHEPQKFALVHKVFGASNVSKMLMEVPEPQRADAANSLVYEANLRLRDPVYGCMGAISALQQQVQALEAELQAVRAEILKHKYGQAGGNIIPTSHAALLPPSAAVSVAAPPPVPLPSLSPVTDAASSSNYTSLPSSSTNYSSITTNHNVAYFG, encoded by the exons ATGCCGTTGCACTTCAGGGAGAGGATGGAAGAGGTCGGCAAGAAGATCAAAAGAGAAGCTGACGGCATCACCGATCGGATCGGCAGGCAAGTAGGCCCCGTCGGAACCCTAAACACCATCACCCCATGCGCCGCATGCAAGCTCCTGCGGCGGCGGTGCGCTCAGGACTGCCCCTTCTCTCCTTACTTCTCGCCTCACGAGCCTCAGAAGTTTGCCCTGGTGCATAAAGTCTTCGGTGCAAGCAACGTCTCCAAGATGCTAATG GAAGTTCCCGAGCCCCAGAGAGCTGATGCAGCCAACAGCCTTGTGTACGAGGCGAACCTAAGGCTCAGAGATCCCGTGTACGGGTGCATGGGGGCGATCTCGGCGTTGCAGCAGCAAGTCCAGGCCTTGGAGGCGGAGCTGCAAGCGGTGAGGGCTGAGATCTTGAAACACAAGTACGGGCAAGCAGGTGGTAACATCATCCCCACCTCTCACGCTGCTTTGCTTCCTCCGTCGGCGGCGGTGTCTGTGGCTGCACCACCACCTGTGCCATTGCCATCGCTGTCTCCGGTGACCGACGCCGCCTCCTCTTCCAACTACACTTCCCTTCCTTCCAGCTCCACCAACTACAGCTCCATTACCACGAACCACAATGTCGCATACTTCGGCTGA
- the LOC103970703 gene encoding pentatricopeptide repeat-containing protein At3g09040, mitochondrial isoform X2 → MRAIRICLPSNYNPFSLSTTKSLQLSSSFRARSCSTSHPHRIPVPISDLYARKDQKTLSHALTLSWRTNSSILGSQIHAQVIKSGFSPDTYSQNNLLTMYCKCKALDRASNLFDEMTDKNLVSWTSMISGSVNNNKLEMGLGLYMEMMRSGLDTNRFVGSALLWMHAKCRNIEDAELVFESIDEPDLACWNAIIEGYALNGYSHNVIQCLVFVIRKGLIPDQVTYISALKGCIVTGDLNYGQQVHCLIVRNEFESNTIVMNSLIDMYFRTGRKNSALNVFYHVLDKDNSSWNTVISGLAKEEDVSEVVNLFSSMLLAGFRPDHVTFSIIIRLCGATDGLLLGLQFCCFAYHLGYFHYDLVVNSLINMFSRCSLMDSADLLFVSHPSRNIILCNEMIAGYNLNGYGIKALQLFCSLIESDIEADEFTYSNVLGACQGIQHQDTGKQIHARIIKLGFDSCCSVCSSMINAYASFGSVTSCFKIFQDIRTLDLVSWGAMISAFLKLGFSSEALSFLNCLRDSGEKPDDVILSCALNACANIALLDQSTCIHAHIIKRGFGKHLCVASAIIDAYAKCGDIASSKKVFENISRDCIDAILFNTMIAAFAHHGLIIEAIEIFEQMKYANSYPTQATFVAVIAACSHLGLVDQGRFVFESISNVYGMSPSKGNFACLVDLFARNGLLEKAKDVIESMPFEPWPSIWISLLSGCRSYGNKEMGELAAERILKLVPDNDSAYALMANVYAGDEKWKDAERMRIKMEMNRIQKACGYSIIST, encoded by the exons ATGAGAGCGATCAGGATTTGTTTACCCTCGAATTACAATCCATTCTCGCTCTCCACAACCAAATCGCTCCAACTCTCTTCCTCATTCCGTGCCCGTTCGTGCTCAACCAGTCATCCGCATCGCATCCCTGTGCCAATCTCCGACCTCTATGCTCGGAAGGACCAAAAGACCCTCTCTCATGCTCTAACTCTCTCCTGGCGGACCAACTCGTCCATCCTGGGATCCCAGATCCATGCCCAGGTCATCAAGTCCGGGTTCTCCCCGGACACCTACTCCCAGAATAACCTGCTGACCATGTACTGCAAATGTAAGGCTTTGGATCGTGCATCCAACTTGTTCGATGAAATGACTGACAAGAACCTCGTTTCTTGGACCTCCATGATATCGGGATCGGTCAATAACAATAAGCTTGAGATGGGTCTAGGGTTATATATGGAGATGATGAGATCAG GACTGGACACAAACCGATTTGTCGGTAGTGCGCTGCTCTGGATGCATGCTAAGTGCAGGAACATTGAAGATGCGGAGCTTGTTTTTGAGAGTATAGATGAGCCAGACTTGGCTTGTTGGAATGCAATCATTGAGGGGTATGCACTAAATGGCTATAGCCACAATGTGATACAATGTTTAGTTTTTGTGATCCGGAAGGGGCTGATTCCTGACCAGGTTACTTACATTAGTGCTTTGAAAGGGTGCATAGTGACGGGGGATTTGAATTATGGGCAACAAGTTCATTGCTTGATTGTGCGAAATGAGTTTGAATCAAATACCATTGTGATGAATTCTCTTATTGATATGTACTTCAGAACTGGCAGGAAGAACTCTGCTTTAAATGTCTTCTACCATGTACTGGATAAAGACAATTCTTCCTGGAACACAGTAATTTCTGGCCTTGCCAAAGAGGAGGATGTGAGTGAAGTTGTGAATTTGTTCTCTAGTATGTTATTAGCTGGTTTTAGACCAGACCATGTTACTTTCTCCATTATAATCAGGCTTTGTGGTGCAACAGATGGTCTTCTGCTGGGGCTTCAGTTCTGCTGCTTTGCCTACCATCTTGGATACTTCCATTATGACTTGGTTGTCAACTCACTGATAAACATGTTCTCCAGATGCAGTTTGATGGACAGTGCTGATCTTTTGTTCGTTAGTCACCCTTCTAGGAATATCATCCTATGCAACGAGATGATTGCAGGGTACAACTTAAATGGGTATGGCATAAAGGCCTTGCAACTATTTTGCAGCTTGATTGAATCAGATATTGAAGCAGATGAATTCACATACTCAAACGTCTTGGGTGCTTGTCAGGGGATCCAACATCAGGACACAGGTAAGCAGATCCATGCCAGAATCATCAAGTTGGGTTTTGATTCGTGTTGCTCTGTATGCAGTTCAATGATTAATGCTTATGCTAGTTTTGGATCGGTTACATCCTGTTTTAAGATTTTCCAAGATATTAGAACATTGGATTTGGTGTCTTGGGGGGCCATGATTTCTGCATTTCTAAAACTTGGCTTCAGCAGTGAAGCCCTCTCATTTCTAAATTGCTTGAGAGATTCAGGTGAAAAGCCAGATGATGTCATCTTGTCTTGTGCTCTAAATGCGTGTGCTAATATTGCTTTGCTTGACCAATCCACATGCATTCATGCACATATAATCAAGAGAGGATTTGGGAAGCATTTATGTGTAGCAAGTGCTATCATAGATGCCTATGCAAAGTGTGGAGACATTGCAAGCTCTAAGAAGGTCTTTGAGAACATCTCAAGAGATTGTATTGACGCCATCCTCTTTAATACCATGATCGCTGCTTTTGCACATCATGGCCTCATAATAGAAGCCATTGAAATCTTTGAACAAATGAAATATGCTAATTCGTATCCTACCCAAGCCACATTTGTAGCAGTTATTGCAGCTTGTAGTCATCTGGGTCTAGTGGATCAAGGGCGATTTGTGTTTGAATCCATAAGCAATGTTTATGGGATGTCACCTTCGAAAGGTAATTTTGCCTGCTTGGTTGATCTTTTTGCACGAAATGGACTTCTTGAAAAGGCTAAAGATGTCATTGAGAGCATGCCTTTTGAACCTTGGCCTTCTATCTGGATATCACTATTAAGTGGATGTCGTAGTTATGGGAATAAAGAGATGGGGGAATTGGCTGCTGAACGGATCCTTAAGTTAGTGCCAGATAATGACAGTGCCTATGCATTAATGGCAAATGTATATGCAGGAGATGAAAAATGGAAGGATGCTGAAAGAATGAGGATCAAAATGGAAATGAACAGAATTCAGAAGGCATGTGGATATAGTATAATTTCCACCTAA
- the LOC103970703 gene encoding pentatricopeptide repeat-containing protein At3g09040, mitochondrial isoform X1 — MRAIRICLPSNYNPFSLSTTKSLQLSSSFRARSCSTSHPHRIPVPISDLYARKDQKTLSHALTLSWRTNSSILGSQIHAQVIKSGFSPDTYSQNNLLTMYCKCKALDRASNLFDEMTDKNLVSWTSMISGSVNNNKLEMGLGLYMEMMRSGFIPNEFALASVLSACAIIDQIKFGFSLHCVALKLGLDTNRFVGSALLWMHAKCRNIEDAELVFESIDEPDLACWNAIIEGYALNGYSHNVIQCLVFVIRKGLIPDQVTYISALKGCIVTGDLNYGQQVHCLIVRNEFESNTIVMNSLIDMYFRTGRKNSALNVFYHVLDKDNSSWNTVISGLAKEEDVSEVVNLFSSMLLAGFRPDHVTFSIIIRLCGATDGLLLGLQFCCFAYHLGYFHYDLVVNSLINMFSRCSLMDSADLLFVSHPSRNIILCNEMIAGYNLNGYGIKALQLFCSLIESDIEADEFTYSNVLGACQGIQHQDTGKQIHARIIKLGFDSCCSVCSSMINAYASFGSVTSCFKIFQDIRTLDLVSWGAMISAFLKLGFSSEALSFLNCLRDSGEKPDDVILSCALNACANIALLDQSTCIHAHIIKRGFGKHLCVASAIIDAYAKCGDIASSKKVFENISRDCIDAILFNTMIAAFAHHGLIIEAIEIFEQMKYANSYPTQATFVAVIAACSHLGLVDQGRFVFESISNVYGMSPSKGNFACLVDLFARNGLLEKAKDVIESMPFEPWPSIWISLLSGCRSYGNKEMGELAAERILKLVPDNDSAYALMANVYAGDEKWKDAERMRIKMEMNRIQKACGYSIIST, encoded by the coding sequence ATGAGAGCGATCAGGATTTGTTTACCCTCGAATTACAATCCATTCTCGCTCTCCACAACCAAATCGCTCCAACTCTCTTCCTCATTCCGTGCCCGTTCGTGCTCAACCAGTCATCCGCATCGCATCCCTGTGCCAATCTCCGACCTCTATGCTCGGAAGGACCAAAAGACCCTCTCTCATGCTCTAACTCTCTCCTGGCGGACCAACTCGTCCATCCTGGGATCCCAGATCCATGCCCAGGTCATCAAGTCCGGGTTCTCCCCGGACACCTACTCCCAGAATAACCTGCTGACCATGTACTGCAAATGTAAGGCTTTGGATCGTGCATCCAACTTGTTCGATGAAATGACTGACAAGAACCTCGTTTCTTGGACCTCCATGATATCGGGATCGGTCAATAACAATAAGCTTGAGATGGGTCTAGGGTTATATATGGAGATGATGAGATCAGGTTTCATTCCTAACGAGTTCGCTCTTGCTAGTGTCTTGAGTGCATGTGCAATCATTGACCAAATCAAATTTGGCTTTTCTCTTCATTGTGTTGCTTTGAAGCTAGGACTGGACACAAACCGATTTGTCGGTAGTGCGCTGCTCTGGATGCATGCTAAGTGCAGGAACATTGAAGATGCGGAGCTTGTTTTTGAGAGTATAGATGAGCCAGACTTGGCTTGTTGGAATGCAATCATTGAGGGGTATGCACTAAATGGCTATAGCCACAATGTGATACAATGTTTAGTTTTTGTGATCCGGAAGGGGCTGATTCCTGACCAGGTTACTTACATTAGTGCTTTGAAAGGGTGCATAGTGACGGGGGATTTGAATTATGGGCAACAAGTTCATTGCTTGATTGTGCGAAATGAGTTTGAATCAAATACCATTGTGATGAATTCTCTTATTGATATGTACTTCAGAACTGGCAGGAAGAACTCTGCTTTAAATGTCTTCTACCATGTACTGGATAAAGACAATTCTTCCTGGAACACAGTAATTTCTGGCCTTGCCAAAGAGGAGGATGTGAGTGAAGTTGTGAATTTGTTCTCTAGTATGTTATTAGCTGGTTTTAGACCAGACCATGTTACTTTCTCCATTATAATCAGGCTTTGTGGTGCAACAGATGGTCTTCTGCTGGGGCTTCAGTTCTGCTGCTTTGCCTACCATCTTGGATACTTCCATTATGACTTGGTTGTCAACTCACTGATAAACATGTTCTCCAGATGCAGTTTGATGGACAGTGCTGATCTTTTGTTCGTTAGTCACCCTTCTAGGAATATCATCCTATGCAACGAGATGATTGCAGGGTACAACTTAAATGGGTATGGCATAAAGGCCTTGCAACTATTTTGCAGCTTGATTGAATCAGATATTGAAGCAGATGAATTCACATACTCAAACGTCTTGGGTGCTTGTCAGGGGATCCAACATCAGGACACAGGTAAGCAGATCCATGCCAGAATCATCAAGTTGGGTTTTGATTCGTGTTGCTCTGTATGCAGTTCAATGATTAATGCTTATGCTAGTTTTGGATCGGTTACATCCTGTTTTAAGATTTTCCAAGATATTAGAACATTGGATTTGGTGTCTTGGGGGGCCATGATTTCTGCATTTCTAAAACTTGGCTTCAGCAGTGAAGCCCTCTCATTTCTAAATTGCTTGAGAGATTCAGGTGAAAAGCCAGATGATGTCATCTTGTCTTGTGCTCTAAATGCGTGTGCTAATATTGCTTTGCTTGACCAATCCACATGCATTCATGCACATATAATCAAGAGAGGATTTGGGAAGCATTTATGTGTAGCAAGTGCTATCATAGATGCCTATGCAAAGTGTGGAGACATTGCAAGCTCTAAGAAGGTCTTTGAGAACATCTCAAGAGATTGTATTGACGCCATCCTCTTTAATACCATGATCGCTGCTTTTGCACATCATGGCCTCATAATAGAAGCCATTGAAATCTTTGAACAAATGAAATATGCTAATTCGTATCCTACCCAAGCCACATTTGTAGCAGTTATTGCAGCTTGTAGTCATCTGGGTCTAGTGGATCAAGGGCGATTTGTGTTTGAATCCATAAGCAATGTTTATGGGATGTCACCTTCGAAAGGTAATTTTGCCTGCTTGGTTGATCTTTTTGCACGAAATGGACTTCTTGAAAAGGCTAAAGATGTCATTGAGAGCATGCCTTTTGAACCTTGGCCTTCTATCTGGATATCACTATTAAGTGGATGTCGTAGTTATGGGAATAAAGAGATGGGGGAATTGGCTGCTGAACGGATCCTTAAGTTAGTGCCAGATAATGACAGTGCCTATGCATTAATGGCAAATGTATATGCAGGAGATGAAAAATGGAAGGATGCTGAAAGAATGAGGATCAAAATGGAAATGAACAGAATTCAGAAGGCATGTGGATATAGTATAATTTCCACCTAA